In Deinococcus aestuarii, the genomic window ACGGTCGTCATCCCCCCAGTGTAGGGGCTTCACCCGGGAGGCTGCCGCCTCTGACTTCCGGGCTTCCGGCGCATCTGCGCCGGGGAGGGCTCGAAGCCGAACGCCTCGTACAGCGCCCTGGCCTCTCGGGTCGCCGCAAGGCTCACGGAGCGTAGCCCACGGGCCTCCGCTTCCCCCAGGGCGTGGGCGGTCAGGGCGCGGGCGAGTCCCTGGCGGCGGGATGCGGGTTCAGTGAAGATGTTGACCAGCCGGGCCCGCCAGGGGTTGGGGTCGTCATGGGTGGGACCCCACTCCAGCAGCGTGAGCCCGACCCCAGCGAGGATGACGCCCTCCTGCTCGGCCAGCCAGCCGAGATAGACCTCGCGGGCCAGGGCGTCCGCCACCCACGCCGCGTAGGTGTCCAGGGCCGGGGCGGTGGGAGGGAACGTGGGAAAGCGGTGGCGGGCGACGGTGGCCGCGTCCCTGGGGCGGGCGCGGCGCAGAGACCAGGCGGGCACGCGGCAGTCTACCCGGGCGCGGTCTCCCCCCTTCTCCTCAGAGGATCGGGAAGGAATGGAGCATTCTCTCTTCTATGATAGGGATAATCCCTATCAACTCAGTCATGAGTGATTTTTCTCCCCCCCACACGCTCTTTTCTTTTTTGCGAACCTGTGTTACCTGTGGTGTCAGGAGGGACCCATGCCCACAACCGCCCAGGAAGGCACGACACTCCACCGCGTCCTGACCCGCGATGCTGACAGCGAGACCTGGGCCGACGAGTTGGAGGGACGCCCCGTTCTCAACGGCACGCTGCTGGAACTGCGGGTGCGGGGCCGCTGGGTGCCGGTGACGTACCTGCGCGACTCGCACACCTCGCTGGAGGGGTCAAGGGCATACCTGCGCTCCCGGAAGTCCAAGCGTGGCGTGCCTCTTCTCCTCGACCGAATGCACCTGTGCTGGCCGCCGCCTGCACCCCCGAAGCCCGCTCTCCCGTCCCACACGTGGTGATTCTGTTGGCGAAGGTCAAGGTTTGAGCGCCAGAGAGCGCGCCACTGGAATACGCCAAGGAAAAAGGGCGTCCTAGACGCCCTTGATCCGCATGGCGTCCTGTCTTTTCCTGTGGTCAGCACCTCAACGGTAAGAGGGTCTCAACCGTTCACCTGCAACTGCGCCAGCAGGACGTGCATGTCGGAGTTGACCCAGTCTTCGGCCAGTCGGCCGCCTTCCACCCGCAACAGGTCGGTTCCGGTTATCGCAATGGATGTGCCCGCGGGGGCCGCCGCGCCGGGGAACCTGCCCGTGTAGGTGCCCACGGCCTGCCAGCGCAGCGCCATCAGGTCACCTTGCTCGATGGGGGGCCCACCTCGATCTGGAAGGTGAGATCGGCCGCGACGGCACGGGTCTGCGCAATCCACTGGATCAGCCCCTGGGGGCCGGACAGGGCGCTGCCGTCCCCACCACCCAGCAGGGCGGCATGGACGCGGAAGTTGGGCGCGATCAGCTCCTCAGCCCGGCTGAAGTCGCCGTTCCAGAGCTTCAACCAGGACTGAACGAGCGGGGCGACGTGGGGGGTTGGGGAAGTCGTCATGGTGGTCTCCTGACAGCAACTGAGGTTGGATGGACGGTGGTGTTCGTGTCGTGCAGGGCGGCACGCCAGTCAGGCCAGGACCACCGGGGCCTGACGCCGCCAGCGGAGGTCGGCGAGTTGGGAGAGCAGGGCGGCGGCCACATCGGCCCGGCTGATCCGGGCCAGGGCGGGCCGGGGCAGGTAGCCTACCCGGAACTGCCCGGTGGCGGGACCCTCGGTCAACTGGGGGGCGCGCACCACCGTCCAGTCCAGGTCGCTGGTCTCCAGCATGCTGAGCTGCTCGTGCGCGTCACGCACCTGCCGGGGGATCATCAGGGAGGTTGCCAGGGCGGCCAGGCGGCCCCCAAGGGTGCGGGGGTCCTGGGACACTCGGACGCCAGCACCGCCCAGCACGATCAGGCGTGAAACCCCGGACGCCTGCATCGCCCCC contains:
- a CDS encoding GNAT family N-acetyltransferase, which translates into the protein MPAWSLRRARPRDAATVARHRFPTFPPTAPALDTYAAWVADALAREVYLGWLAEQEGVILAGVGLTLLEWGPTHDDPNPWRARLVNIFTEPASRRQGLARALTAHALGEAEARGLRSVSLAATREARALYEAFGFEPSPAQMRRKPGSQRRQPPG
- a CDS encoding NAD(P)-dependent oxidoreductase; amino-acid sequence: MHTMTRPAPHPPTALLTPRAPLHLAVLGASGRSGRHLVEQALAAGHAVRVLVRDPQKLGPLAGRVAVVQGDATDPTALAALVANTDAVLSVLGAVKGSPDNLFTRSTRGLVGAMQASGVSRLIVLGGAGVRVSQDPRTLGGRLAALATSLMIPRQVRDAHEQLSMLETSDLDWTVVRAPQLTEGPATGQFRVGYLPRPALARISRADVAAALLSQLADLRWRRQAPVVLA
- a CDS encoding nuclear transport factor 2 family protein; the encoded protein is MTTSPTPHVAPLVQSWLKLWNGDFSRAEELIAPNFRVHAALLGGGDGSALSGPQGLIQWIAQTRAVAADLTFQIEVGPPSSKVT
- a CDS encoding ester cyclase yields the protein MALRWQAVGTYTGRFPGAAAPAGTSIAITGTDLLRVEGGRLAEDWVNSDMHVLLAQLQVNG